A genome region from Gopherus flavomarginatus isolate rGopFla2 chromosome 9, rGopFla2.mat.asm, whole genome shotgun sequence includes the following:
- the ADAL gene encoding adenosine deaminase-like protein isoform X2 has product MASDAEQGRELRFYRELPKVELHAHLNGSISSVTMKKLLAQKRYLQIHNGMTMIDKGKKRTLEECFQMFNIIHRITSRTEDILMVTKDVIKEFAADGVKYLELRSTPREENGTGMTKRTYVEAVLEGIKQCKEQDLDIDVRFLIAIDRRGGPIVAKQTVKLAEEFLLSTDGIVVGLDLSGDPTAGHGKEFFEPLFEAKKAGLKLALHLSEIPNKEEETKILLGLPPDRIGHGTFLNSVTGSEDLVQLVRQNHIPIGKQEDKKIAW; this is encoded by the exons GAGCTCCACGCCCACTTGAATGGCTCCATCAGTTCTGTTACTATGAAGAAACTTCTGGCTCAGAAACGATATCTTCAAATCCATAATGGAATGACAATGATTGACAAGGGGAAGAAAAGGACTTTAGAAGA atgttttcagatgtttaatATCATTCATCGGATTACCAGTAGGACTGAAGATATATTAATG GTAACTAAAGATGTTATTAAAGAATTTGCTGCCGATGGTGTCAAGTATCTGGAGTTAAGGAGCACACCTAGAGAGGAAAATGGCACTG gcATGACGAAAAGGACATATGTGGAAGCTGTACTTGAAGGAATAAAACAGTGCAAAGAGCAGGATTTGGATATAGATGTCAG GTTTTTAATAGCAATAGATAGAAGAGGGGGACCTATCGTTGCCAAGCAAACTGTTAAACTTGCTGAAGAGTTCCTCCTTTCCACCGACGGGATTGTGGTAGGGCTTGACCTCAGTGGTGATCCCACC GCAGGACATGGCAAAGAATTTTTTGAACCCCTTTTTGAAGCAAAAAAGGCAGGTCTGAAACTGGCATTGCATCTTTCAGAG ATCCCAAATAAAGAAGAGGAGACCAAAATTCTCCTTGGTTTGCCTCCAGACAGAATTGGACATGGTACATTTCTCAACTCTGTGACAGGTTCAGAGGACCTTGTGCAGCTTGTTAGACAGAATCACATACCTATAGGTAAGCAAGAAGATAAGAAAATTGCTTGGTAG
- the ADAL gene encoding adenosine deaminase-like protein isoform X3 → MASDAEQGRELRFYRELPKVELHAHLNGSISSVTMKKLLAQKRYLQIHNGMTMIDKGKKRTLEECFQMFNIIHRITSRTEDILMVTKDVIKEFAADGVKYLELRSTPREENGTGMTKRTYVEAVLEGIKQCKEQDLDIDVRFLIAIDRRGGPIVAKQTVKLAEEFLLSTDGIVVGLDLSGDPTAGHGKEFFEPLFEAKKAGLKLALHLSEIPNKEEETKILLGLPPDRIGHGTFLNSVTGSEDLVQLVRQNHIPID, encoded by the exons GAGCTCCACGCCCACTTGAATGGCTCCATCAGTTCTGTTACTATGAAGAAACTTCTGGCTCAGAAACGATATCTTCAAATCCATAATGGAATGACAATGATTGACAAGGGGAAGAAAAGGACTTTAGAAGA atgttttcagatgtttaatATCATTCATCGGATTACCAGTAGGACTGAAGATATATTAATG GTAACTAAAGATGTTATTAAAGAATTTGCTGCCGATGGTGTCAAGTATCTGGAGTTAAGGAGCACACCTAGAGAGGAAAATGGCACTG gcATGACGAAAAGGACATATGTGGAAGCTGTACTTGAAGGAATAAAACAGTGCAAAGAGCAGGATTTGGATATAGATGTCAG GTTTTTAATAGCAATAGATAGAAGAGGGGGACCTATCGTTGCCAAGCAAACTGTTAAACTTGCTGAAGAGTTCCTCCTTTCCACCGACGGGATTGTGGTAGGGCTTGACCTCAGTGGTGATCCCACC GCAGGACATGGCAAAGAATTTTTTGAACCCCTTTTTGAAGCAAAAAAGGCAGGTCTGAAACTGGCATTGCATCTTTCAGAG ATCCCAAATAAAGAAGAGGAGACCAAAATTCTCCTTGGTTTGCCTCCAGACAGAATTGGACATGGTACATTTCTCAACTCTGTGACAGGTTCAGAGGACCTTGTGCAGCTTGTTAGACAGAATCACATACCTATAG ACTGA
- the ADAL gene encoding adenosine deaminase-like protein isoform X1 produces MASDAEQGRELRFYRELPKVELHAHLNGSISSVTMKKLLAQKRYLQIHNGMTMIDKGKKRTLEECFQMFNIIHRITSRTEDILMVTKDVIKEFAADGVKYLELRSTPREENGTGMTKRTYVEAVLEGIKQCKEQDLDIDVRFLIAIDRRGGPIVAKQTVKLAEEFLLSTDGIVVGLDLSGDPTAGHGKEFFEPLFEAKKAGLKLALHLSEIPNKEEETKILLGLPPDRIGHGTFLNSVTGSEDLVQLVRQNHIPIELCMTSNFKSQTVPSCDKHHFGYWYNIGHPTVLCTDDKGVFATDLSQEYHMVAKTFNLTPSQMWDLSYESINYIFASDSIKLKLKEHWHKLKPSLLSN; encoded by the exons GAGCTCCACGCCCACTTGAATGGCTCCATCAGTTCTGTTACTATGAAGAAACTTCTGGCTCAGAAACGATATCTTCAAATCCATAATGGAATGACAATGATTGACAAGGGGAAGAAAAGGACTTTAGAAGA atgttttcagatgtttaatATCATTCATCGGATTACCAGTAGGACTGAAGATATATTAATG GTAACTAAAGATGTTATTAAAGAATTTGCTGCCGATGGTGTCAAGTATCTGGAGTTAAGGAGCACACCTAGAGAGGAAAATGGCACTG gcATGACGAAAAGGACATATGTGGAAGCTGTACTTGAAGGAATAAAACAGTGCAAAGAGCAGGATTTGGATATAGATGTCAG GTTTTTAATAGCAATAGATAGAAGAGGGGGACCTATCGTTGCCAAGCAAACTGTTAAACTTGCTGAAGAGTTCCTCCTTTCCACCGACGGGATTGTGGTAGGGCTTGACCTCAGTGGTGATCCCACC GCAGGACATGGCAAAGAATTTTTTGAACCCCTTTTTGAAGCAAAAAAGGCAGGTCTGAAACTGGCATTGCATCTTTCAGAG ATCCCAAATAAAGAAGAGGAGACCAAAATTCTCCTTGGTTTGCCTCCAGACAGAATTGGACATGGTACATTTCTCAACTCTGTGACAGGTTCAGAGGACCTTGTGCAGCTTGTTAGACAGAATCACATACCTATAG AACTTTGTATGACGTCAAACTTCAAAAGTCAGACTGTACCTTCCTGTGACAAACACCATTTTGGATACTGGTACAACATTGGCCACCCTACTGTACTTTGT ACTGACGATAAAGGTGTCTTTGCAACGGATCTGTCTCAGGAGTACCATATGGTTGCTAAAACATTTAATCTGACGCCGTCACAGATGTGGGACCTCTCCTATGAATCAATCAACTATATCTTTGCTTCAGACAGTATAAAATTGAAGCTAAAGGAACACTGGCATAAACTGAAACCAAGTCTGCTAAGTAATTAA